GACTACGTGACGCGCCAGGCACGCTGGGTCGACTTCGACGACGACTACAAGACTCTTGACATCACCTACATGGAATCGGTGCTGTGGGCGTTCAAGACGCTGTATGACAAGGGTTTGGCATATGAGGGATACCGCGTGCTGCCGTACTGCTGGCACGATCGCACCCCGCTGTCGAACCACGAACTGAAGATGGATGACGACGTCTATCAGGACCGCACCGACCAGTCAGTCACCGTCGGCTTACGCATGGAAAGCGGCGAGCTGGCCCTGATCTGGACAACAACCCCGTGGACACTGCCTTCCAATCTCGCCATCACTGTTGGGCCGGACATCGAATACGTTACGGTTGTTCCTCAGGAAGGCGAACTGGCGGGTGAACGCGTCATCATCGCGCATGACTTGCTGGCGTCCTACAGCAAGGAACTGGGCGAAGGTCCGACGATCGAAGCCACCTATCCTGGCTCTGAGCTGGTCGGACGGCGCTATGCACCGATTTTTGACTACTTCGATACCGATGAACGCCGCGCTGAAGGCCAGACGCCCGGACCGAACGCATGGACCATCATCGCTGGCGACTTCGTCACCACTGAGGACGGCACTGGCCTGGTGCACACAGCACCGGCATTTGGTGAAGACGACATGATCGCCTGTCAGGAAGTCGGCATCAGGCCTGTCGTCCCTGTCGATGAGGCAGGATGCTTCACCTTTGAGGTGCCCGACTACGAAGGCGTGCAGGTGTTCGACGCGAACAAACTCGTGCTGGCTCACCTGCGCGAACAATCAGGGCCCATCGCACGTCGCCCTGAAGAGGTGCGTGCGAAGATGGTGCGTCAATCCTCATTCACCCATTCCTACCCACACTGCTGGCGCTGCCGTAAACCGTTGATCTACAAGGCGGTCAGTTCATGGTTCGTCAAGGTCAGTGCTTTCCGTGACCGAATGGTGGAGCTCAACCAGCAGATCACATGGGTACCTGAGCACACCAAGGACGGGATCTTCGGAAACTGGCTGGCCGGCGCCCGCGACTGGTCCATTTCGCGTAACCGCTTCTGGGGTGCGCCGATCCCCGTGTGGGTCTCAGATAATCCGGAATACCCCCGCGTTGACGTCTACGGCTCGATTGCGGACCTCGAAGCTGATTTTGGGGTCGAGGTCACCGATCTGCACCGCCCATTCATCGACACGCTGACGCGACCAAACCCCGACGACCCGACCGGCACATCCACAATGCACCGCATCAGCGATGTGTTCGACTGCTGGTTCGAGTCGGGCTCCATGCCGTACGCCCAGGTGCACTACCCGTTTGAAAACCGCGACTGGTTCGAAAGCCACTACCCGGGCGACTTTATTGTCGAGTACATCGGGCAGACCCGCGGCTGGTTCTACACACTTCATGTTCTGGCCACCGCACTGTTTGACCGGCCCGCATTCACGCACTGCGTCTCCCACGGAATCGTGCTGGGCGACGATGGCCGTAAGATGAGCAAGTCCTTGCGCAACTTCCCGGACGTCAACCGCGTCTTCGATGAGTACGGGTCCGACGCGATGCGGTGGTTCCTCATGAGCTCACCGGTTGTGCGCGGCGGTAACCTCATTGTTCACGAGGGTGGCATCCGCGACACGGTGCGCCAAATCCTGCTTCCCCTGTGGAATGCCTACCACTTCCTCGCCCTGTACGCAGGTGCGTCCGATCATGGCAATGGATATGTGGCTGAGCCGCTGGCCTTGGACGATCCGAAAGTGCTTGACGGCCTCGACGTCATGGATCGCTACCTGCTAGCACGCACCCAGTCACTGGCTGACGCTGTTCGCACCGCTTTGGATGCGTACGATATCGGCACGGCGTGTTCACTGGTTCAGGATCATATGGATGTTCTGACGAACTGGTATGTGCGCACTCAGCGTCAGCGCTTCTGGGATGAAGATGCGCGCGCATGTGACACATTGTCATCAGCCCTGGTGACCCTGTGCGAGGTTACCGCCCCGTTGTTGCCCCTGCTGACCGAAGAAATCTGGCGGGCACTCACAGGTGGAGAATCGGTCCACTTGCAGGACTGGCCGACAATGCCCGAGGCAGTGCGCAACGACGAACTGGTCGCCGTGATGGATGCAGTGCGTCAGGCCGTATCAGGTGCTCACGCATTGCGCAAGACGCATAATCTGCGCGTGCGCCAGCCTCTGCGTCAGCTTTCCGTCGTCTCGGAGGCGGCGCCCTCCCTTGAACCCTTCGCTTCCCTCATTGCCAGTGAAGTGAACGTCAAGAACGTCACTTTAGTGGATCCGGATCACTCCGGTCTGAAAGTGACGACGCAACTGGCATTGAATCCTCGCGAATTCGCCCCCGAGGTCCGTAAGGTCACCTCTCAGCTTTTCGCAGCCCACAAGCAGGGGCAGTGGGAGCTGGACGAATCAGGTCAGACTGTGACGTTCCCCAACGTCGAGGTGGGCGGGCAGCCCGTTCAACTGGGCGAGGGACAGTTCTCTGTGTCGACTACGGTCGAAGCATCAGAAGGTGAGGTTGCATCCGTTCTGGCTGACGGCACAGTGGTCGTCCTCGACACGGACATCACCGCCGAACTTGCTGCCGAGGGATACGCGCGCGACGTCATCCGCATCGTACAGGACGAGCGCAAGCGAGAGGATCTGAATATTTCAGACCGCATCGACCTGGAGCTGACCGTGCCAGAGGAACACGTGGCGGATGCGGAAACGCATCGAGACATGATCGCGCACGAAACACTGTCGCTGTCCGTTTCCATCGTTCCAGGCGATACGCTGGCAGCGCACGTCAGCGTGCACGCAGATAACTGAAGGAGAACCCTGTTCCATGAGTGACCATCCCGCCTTCTTTGGCTCCGACGAGGAACCCAGCGGCATTCCTGCGGATTTGCTGCCCTACCTTGAGGCTGCAGATGAGCCATCTGAGGCAGACCGTCAGGCCGAACAGGCTCGTCAGGAAGCCGAAGAAGCGGCGGATCGGGCAGACCGGGAGCGAGCCGAGGCATTGCGTGCACTGGTAGAGAATTCGCTCCTGCTCGGACCCGATCCGTCGATCCTGGCTGAAATCGAATCAGATGAGGACGAGGACGGGACACC
The sequence above is a segment of the Schaalia radingae genome. Coding sequences within it:
- the ileS gene encoding isoleucine--tRNA ligase, coding for MAQGHYPLNGNTHPTGNPSFPDMEEATLKYWDEHDIFAKSVNERAAGNRGDNEFVFYDGPPFANGLPHYGHLLTGYIKDIVGRYQTMLGHRVERRFGWDTHGLPAELEAQRLLGIDDVSEITKPGGLGIEKFNAECRSSVLRYTDEWQDYVTRQARWVDFDDDYKTLDITYMESVLWAFKTLYDKGLAYEGYRVLPYCWHDRTPLSNHELKMDDDVYQDRTDQSVTVGLRMESGELALIWTTTPWTLPSNLAITVGPDIEYVTVVPQEGELAGERVIIAHDLLASYSKELGEGPTIEATYPGSELVGRRYAPIFDYFDTDERRAEGQTPGPNAWTIIAGDFVTTEDGTGLVHTAPAFGEDDMIACQEVGIRPVVPVDEAGCFTFEVPDYEGVQVFDANKLVLAHLREQSGPIARRPEEVRAKMVRQSSFTHSYPHCWRCRKPLIYKAVSSWFVKVSAFRDRMVELNQQITWVPEHTKDGIFGNWLAGARDWSISRNRFWGAPIPVWVSDNPEYPRVDVYGSIADLEADFGVEVTDLHRPFIDTLTRPNPDDPTGTSTMHRISDVFDCWFESGSMPYAQVHYPFENRDWFESHYPGDFIVEYIGQTRGWFYTLHVLATALFDRPAFTHCVSHGIVLGDDGRKMSKSLRNFPDVNRVFDEYGSDAMRWFLMSSPVVRGGNLIVHEGGIRDTVRQILLPLWNAYHFLALYAGASDHGNGYVAEPLALDDPKVLDGLDVMDRYLLARTQSLADAVRTALDAYDIGTACSLVQDHMDVLTNWYVRTQRQRFWDEDARACDTLSSALVTLCEVTAPLLPLLTEEIWRALTGGESVHLQDWPTMPEAVRNDELVAVMDAVRQAVSGAHALRKTHNLRVRQPLRQLSVVSEAAPSLEPFASLIASEVNVKNVTLVDPDHSGLKVTTQLALNPREFAPEVRKVTSQLFAAHKQGQWELDESGQTVTFPNVEVGGQPVQLGEGQFSVSTTVEASEGEVASVLADGTVVVLDTDITAELAAEGYARDVIRIVQDERKREDLNISDRIDLELTVPEEHVADAETHRDMIAHETLSLSVSIVPGDTLAAHVSVHADN